A DNA window from Pseudomonas tohonis contains the following coding sequences:
- a CDS encoding autotransporter outer membrane beta-barrel domain-containing protein, which yields MNRTLSPLARCVALALTGFSSLAGAATVNVDTATTTGQVLTGETTLQVGSAGSITTSGKSVELKNATSGAGVIVDNRGLIKSTGDRGLDSSGSNPSRTYQIINREGATIDASKQAIRISGDLAGTHVTIDNAGTVISQTDRAIMLKDLKTNVQIDITNRATGLIRGVKEDAMRVGNNATITNYGTISSGDMTSADAKFDGIDFDASTGGKVENHGTISGGRHGITTDAGAELVNYAGGVIIGRNGSGFGSDGNGRVTNYGRITGAYNGLVPDGDGDGVDIDGEGWIDNHGIIEGTGAGGFKDGSANTSEGIAMGGGTILNHAGATISGAANAILIDDSATGGAPYATHLENFGQILGLGGDAVRIIGDKNDTVINGGLISSTGGVALDLGGGADSLTLRSDSQFIGRVDGGAGRDVLTLDDVGGGSFGNSAHFEWLQVSAGRWTLDTDDFSEGGEVLAGAELVNLGRIGGTLGIASGATYAGGGHVDNLDLAAGSTLAFAVAADGSHSPLQADGHVALDGARLEVRASAGTYPNTRHYQVIQAADGVSGRFASVTSNFAFLTPTLRYEADSVELDLTRNDVAFADVADSGNGAKVAGSISAQGSPQLYNALVTSSSIEARDALNQLAAPSNASLAGSTLGSTSQVSGAMLGALQSFSGGLGGNLQSSLNVEDGPLLAATGVPADARNLNDPSARGRLWVQALGSHGNLDGSQGGHDLDSDTRGAVVGADWAMGSDWRLGVLGGYSRTDLEAGSGFEGDVDSLHLGVYGLRQDGPLALRLGAAYSRHDGDSKREVAFGGFTDHLRGRYDAESFQAFTEVGYAMGSGNIQAEPFAGVGYQYYARDGYDEKGGAAALHVDDQDQGNLTSTFGVRIARLDTLDNGMAFTPRLSVAWRHVYGTVDSSTRQSFLSGGSAFSVEGSALDRNSLLLDAGFDIGLSSTQSIGLGYSGELGGNAQNHAIVAQWQMGF from the coding sequence ATGAACCGCACGCTGTCTCCGCTCGCCCGCTGCGTCGCCCTCGCCCTCACCGGCTTCTCCTCCCTCGCCGGTGCCGCCACCGTCAACGTGGACACCGCCACCACCACAGGCCAGGTGCTCACCGGCGAGACCACCCTGCAGGTGGGCAGCGCCGGCAGCATCACCACCAGCGGCAAGAGCGTGGAGTTGAAGAACGCCACCAGCGGCGCCGGGGTGATCGTCGACAACCGCGGCCTGATCAAGTCCACCGGCGATCGCGGCCTCGACAGTTCGGGCAGCAACCCCTCGCGCACCTACCAGATCATCAACCGCGAGGGCGCCACCATCGACGCCTCCAAGCAGGCCATACGCATCAGCGGCGACCTGGCCGGCACCCACGTGACCATCGACAACGCCGGCACCGTCATCTCCCAGACCGACCGCGCGATCATGCTCAAGGACCTCAAGACCAACGTGCAGATCGACATCACCAACCGCGCCACCGGCCTGATCCGTGGTGTGAAGGAAGACGCCATGCGCGTCGGCAACAACGCCACCATCACCAACTACGGCACCATCAGCAGCGGCGACATGACCAGCGCCGACGCCAAGTTCGACGGCATCGACTTCGACGCCTCCACCGGCGGCAAGGTGGAGAACCACGGCACCATCTCCGGTGGCCGCCACGGCATCACCACCGACGCCGGCGCCGAACTGGTCAACTACGCAGGCGGCGTGATCATCGGCCGCAACGGCTCGGGCTTCGGCTCCGACGGCAACGGCCGGGTCACCAACTACGGGCGCATCACCGGTGCCTACAACGGCCTGGTGCCGGACGGCGACGGTGACGGCGTGGACATCGACGGCGAGGGCTGGATCGACAACCACGGCATCATCGAAGGCACCGGTGCCGGCGGCTTCAAGGACGGCTCGGCCAACACCAGCGAAGGCATCGCCATGGGCGGCGGGACGATCCTCAACCACGCCGGAGCCACCATCAGCGGCGCGGCCAACGCCATCCTCATCGACGACAGCGCCACCGGCGGCGCGCCCTATGCCACCCACCTGGAGAACTTCGGGCAGATCCTCGGCCTGGGCGGCGATGCCGTGCGCATCATCGGCGACAAGAACGACACCGTGATCAACGGCGGCCTGATCAGCAGCACCGGCGGTGTGGCCCTGGACCTGGGCGGCGGCGCCGACAGCCTGACCCTGCGCAGCGACAGCCAGTTCATCGGCCGGGTGGACGGCGGCGCCGGCCGCGACGTGCTGACCCTGGACGATGTCGGCGGCGGCAGCTTCGGCAACAGCGCCCACTTCGAATGGCTGCAGGTCAGCGCCGGCCGCTGGACCCTCGACACCGACGACTTCAGCGAAGGCGGCGAAGTGCTGGCCGGCGCCGAGCTGGTCAACCTCGGTCGCATCGGCGGCACCCTGGGCATCGCCTCGGGCGCCACCTACGCCGGCGGCGGCCATGTGGATAACCTCGACCTGGCCGCCGGCTCCACCCTGGCCTTCGCCGTCGCGGCCGATGGCAGCCACAGCCCGCTGCAGGCCGACGGGCACGTGGCCCTCGACGGCGCCCGCCTGGAGGTGCGCGCCAGCGCCGGCACCTACCCGAACACCCGCCACTACCAGGTGATCCAGGCCGCCGACGGCGTCAGTGGCCGCTTCGCCAGCGTCACCAGCAACTTCGCCTTCCTCACCCCGACCCTGCGCTACGAAGCCGACAGCGTAGAGCTGGACCTGACCCGCAACGACGTCGCCTTCGCCGATGTCGCCGACAGCGGCAACGGCGCCAAGGTCGCGGGCAGCATCAGCGCCCAGGGCAGCCCGCAGCTGTACAACGCCCTGGTCACCAGCAGCAGCATCGAAGCCCGTGACGCCCTGAACCAGCTGGCTGCGCCGAGCAACGCCAGCCTGGCCGGCAGCACCCTGGGCAGCACCAGCCAGGTCAGCGGCGCCATGCTCGGTGCCCTGCAGTCCTTCAGCGGCGGCCTGGGCGGCAACCTGCAGAGTTCGCTGAACGTCGAAGACGGCCCGCTGCTGGCCGCCACCGGCGTGCCGGCAGATGCCCGCAACCTCAACGACCCGTCCGCGCGCGGGCGTCTCTGGGTCCAGGCCCTGGGCAGCCACGGCAACCTCGACGGCAGCCAGGGCGGCCACGACCTGGACAGCGACACCCGGGGCGCCGTGGTGGGCGCCGACTGGGCCATGGGCAGCGACTGGCGCCTGGGCGTGCTCGGCGGTTATTCGCGCACCGACCTGGAGGCCGGCAGCGGCTTCGAGGGTGATGTCGACAGCCTGCACCTGGGCGTCTATGGCCTGCGCCAGGACGGCCCGCTGGCCCTGCGCCTGGGCGCCGCCTACAGCCGCCACGACGGCGACAGCAAGCGCGAGGTGGCCTTCGGCGGCTTCACCGACCACCTGCGCGGCCGCTACGACGCCGAGAGCTTCCAGGCCTTCACCGAGGTGGGTTACGCCATGGGCAGCGGCAACATCCAGGCCGAGCCCTTCGCCGGCGTCGGCTACCAGTACTACGCCCGCGACGGCTATGACGAGAAAGGTGGCGCCGCTGCCCTGCACGTGGACGACCAGGACCAGGGCAACCTCACCAGCACCTTCGGCGTGCGCATCGCCCGCCTCGATACCCTGGACAACGGCATGGCCTTCACCCCGCGCCTCTCGGTGGCCTGGCGCCACGTCTACGGCACCGTCGACAGCAGCACCCGCCAGTCCTTCCTCAGCGGCGGCAGCGCCTTCAGCGTCGAAGGCAGCGCCCTGGACCGCAACAGCCTGCTGCTCGACGCCGGCTTCGACATCGGCCTGAGCAGCACCCAGAGCATCGGCCTCGGCTACAGCGGCGAGCTGGGCGGCAACGCGCAGAACCACGCCATCGTCGCGCAGTGGCAGATGGGATTCTGA
- a CDS encoding helix-turn-helix domain-containing protein — protein MSDNLGENLKLLCSHYRSIAEVCRKLAINRAQFNKYLSGQSRPTAYNLKRIGDFFGVEDYELSQPTEQFARLIGARRREGDASPASDPLLDLLRPLREESGNLSRYCGYYFEYSNCMSVPGTILLSLVHLWEERGTFLFERQERQERSSSTDVQAEDWVRCRYLGAAFQLQDRVFLMDYESLTVNEMSQTILIPSFKSRITRLNGLKTGVSSGDRRNPACTRVVWEYLGPEINRVSAYRQVMLYRPDDPRIDADIRQRLDVAPLKNGLFEIE, from the coding sequence TTGTCGGACAATCTGGGGGAAAACCTCAAGCTGCTCTGCAGCCACTACCGCTCTATCGCGGAGGTTTGCCGCAAGCTGGCGATCAACCGTGCACAGTTCAACAAGTACCTCAGCGGGCAGAGCCGTCCGACGGCTTACAACCTCAAGCGCATCGGTGATTTCTTCGGCGTCGAGGATTACGAGCTGAGCCAGCCGACCGAGCAGTTCGCCCGCCTGATCGGCGCCCGCCGCCGGGAAGGCGATGCCTCCCCGGCCAGCGACCCGCTGCTGGACCTGCTGCGGCCGTTGCGCGAGGAGTCCGGCAACCTGTCGCGCTACTGCGGCTACTACTTCGAATATTCCAACTGCATGTCGGTGCCCGGCACCATCCTGCTGTCGCTGGTGCACCTGTGGGAGGAGCGCGGCACCTTCCTCTTCGAGCGCCAGGAACGCCAGGAGCGCTCCAGCAGCACCGACGTGCAGGCCGAGGACTGGGTGCGCTGCCGCTACCTGGGCGCCGCCTTCCAGTTGCAGGATCGCGTGTTCCTGATGGACTACGAGTCGCTCACCGTCAACGAGATGAGCCAGACCATCCTCATTCCCAGCTTCAAGAGCCGTATCACCCGCCTCAACGGCCTGAAGACCGGCGTCTCCAGCGGCGACCGGCGCAACCCCGCCTGCACCCGCGTGGTGTGGGAATACCTGGGCCCGGAGATCAACCGGGTCAGCGCCTACCGCCAGGTGATGCTGTACCGCCCCGACGACCCGCGCATCGACGCCGACATCCGCCAGCGCCTGGATGTCGCGCCGCTGAAGAACGGGCTCTTCGAGATCGAGTGA
- a CDS encoding alanine/glycine:cation symporter family protein, with protein sequence MLEMLNDFLSGKVLIVLIVGLGTYFTLRSRFVQFRHFGHMFGVFKESIRGQAGQLSSFQALMLSLAGRVGAGNIAGVGIAVTLGGPGAVFWMWVTALVGMSSSFFECTLAQVYKRADGDGLYRGGPSYYIQHGLKLRWMAMVFAVLLLVTYGFAFNGLQSFTVTHSLENAFGLPVQYTGIGLAVLLGLVFIGGIKRIASVSDLLVPVKTLAYIGVTLYVIATQIELVPGMLVTIVKSAFGLEPAFAGLLGSAIVMGVKRGVFANEAGLGSAPNVAAVAAVKHPAAQGVVQAFSVFLDTFVICTCTALLILLSGFYTPGFEGDGIVLTQNSLAAVVGDWGRIFVSVALSLFVFTCILYNYYLGENALQFLAGRSRAALLTYRGLVLALICWGSMQNLGTVFAFADITMTCLAFVNLIALALLIKVGLRVMRDYDEQRKAGIDQPVFDAAKFADLDLDRAAWPANPAVEAAPQQAPAALAESHR encoded by the coding sequence ATGCTCGAAATGCTCAACGACTTCCTGTCCGGGAAGGTGCTCATCGTGCTGATCGTCGGCCTGGGTACCTACTTCACCCTGCGCTCGCGATTCGTGCAGTTCCGCCATTTCGGCCATATGTTCGGTGTGTTCAAGGAGTCCATCCGTGGCCAGGCCGGCCAGCTGAGCTCCTTCCAGGCCCTGATGCTGAGCCTCGCCGGCCGCGTCGGCGCGGGCAACATCGCCGGTGTCGGCATCGCCGTGACCCTCGGCGGCCCGGGCGCCGTGTTCTGGATGTGGGTGACCGCCCTGGTCGGCATGTCCAGCAGCTTCTTCGAGTGCACCCTGGCCCAGGTCTACAAGCGCGCCGACGGCGACGGCCTGTACCGCGGCGGCCCGTCCTACTACATCCAGCACGGCCTGAAGCTGCGCTGGATGGCGATGGTGTTCGCCGTGCTGCTGCTGGTCACCTACGGCTTCGCCTTCAACGGCCTGCAGTCCTTCACCGTCACCCACTCGCTGGAAAACGCCTTCGGCCTTCCGGTGCAGTACACCGGCATCGGCCTGGCCGTGCTGCTGGGCCTGGTGTTCATCGGCGGCATCAAGCGCATCGCTTCCGTCTCCGACCTGCTGGTCCCGGTGAAGACCCTGGCCTACATCGGCGTGACCCTGTACGTGATCGCCACCCAGATCGAACTGGTCCCGGGCATGCTGGTGACCATCGTCAAGAGCGCCTTCGGCCTCGAGCCCGCCTTCGCCGGCCTGCTCGGCAGCGCCATCGTGATGGGCGTGAAGCGCGGCGTGTTCGCCAACGAAGCCGGCCTGGGCAGTGCCCCGAACGTGGCCGCCGTGGCCGCCGTGAAGCACCCGGCCGCCCAGGGCGTGGTCCAGGCGTTCAGCGTGTTCCTCGACACCTTCGTGATCTGCACCTGCACCGCGCTGCTGATCCTGCTGTCCGGCTTCTACACCCCGGGCTTCGAAGGCGACGGCATCGTCCTGACCCAGAACTCCCTGGCCGCCGTGGTCGGTGACTGGGGCCGGATCTTCGTCAGCGTCGCGCTGAGCCTCTTCGTCTTCACCTGCATCCTCTACAACTACTACCTCGGCGAGAACGCCCTGCAGTTCCTCGCCGGCCGCAGCCGCGCCGCCCTGCTGACCTACCGTGGCCTGGTACTGGCGCTGATCTGCTGGGGCTCGATGCAGAACCTGGGCACCGTGTTCGCCTTCGCCGACATCACCATGACCTGCCTGGCCTTCGTCAACCTCATCGCCCTCGCCCTGCTGATCAAGGTCGGCCTGCGGGTGATGCGCGACTACGACGAGCAGCGCAAGGCCGGTATCGACCAGCCGGTGTTCGACGCCGCCAAGTTCGCCGACCTGGACCTGGACCGTGCCGCCTGGCCGGCCAACCCGGCCGTCGAGGCAGCCCCGCAACAGGCCCCTGCGGCCCTGGCGGAAAGCCACCGCTAA
- a CDS encoding asparaginase: protein MSAVNNLFVLYTGGTIGMLQTAQGLAPAGGFETRMREHLASAGKPAPQFVFQEMLPLLDSANMTQAQWLAMRDEIVAAVVEGGHDAVLLLHGTDTLAYSAAALSFLLLGLDVPVVLTGAMLPAGCDGSDAWPNLCGALAALQSGVEPGVHLYFNGGLMHGARVSKLRSDAFDAFTVLPRQRSGERADALPALLGFNTRRVPVNLAVLPLFPGLQAGHVQALLDSGVQGLLLECYGSGTGPSDNAELLAVLKAAHQRGVVLAAISQCPAGHVEFGVYAAGSQLAASGLVSAGGMTREAALAKLFALIGAGLAPADVERWFALDLCGERAE from the coding sequence ATGAGCGCAGTCAACAACCTCTTCGTCCTCTATACCGGTGGCACCATCGGCATGCTGCAGACGGCCCAGGGCCTGGCGCCCGCCGGCGGCTTCGAGACGCGCATGCGCGAGCACCTGGCCAGCGCGGGCAAGCCCGCACCGCAGTTCGTCTTCCAGGAGATGCTGCCGCTGCTCGACAGCGCCAACATGACCCAGGCCCAGTGGCTGGCCATGCGCGATGAGATCGTCGCCGCGGTGGTCGAGGGCGGCCATGACGCCGTGCTGCTGCTGCATGGCACCGACACCCTGGCCTACAGCGCCGCCGCCCTGAGCTTCCTGCTGCTGGGCCTGGACGTACCGGTGGTGCTGACCGGCGCCATGCTCCCGGCCGGCTGCGATGGCAGCGACGCCTGGCCCAACCTCTGCGGCGCCCTCGCGGCACTGCAAAGCGGCGTGGAGCCGGGCGTGCACCTGTATTTCAACGGCGGGCTGATGCATGGCGCGCGGGTGAGCAAGCTGCGCAGCGATGCCTTCGACGCCTTCACCGTGTTGCCGCGCCAGCGCAGCGGCGAGCGCGCCGACGCCCTGCCCGCCCTGCTCGGCTTCAACACCCGTCGCGTGCCGGTGAACCTGGCGGTGCTGCCGCTGTTCCCCGGCCTGCAGGCGGGCCATGTGCAGGCGCTGCTGGATTCCGGCGTGCAGGGGCTGTTGCTGGAGTGCTACGGCAGCGGCACCGGCCCGTCGGACAACGCCGAGCTGCTGGCCGTCCTCAAGGCCGCGCACCAGCGCGGCGTGGTGCTGGCGGCGATCAGCCAGTGCCCGGCCGGGCACGTCGAGTTCGGTGTCTACGCCGCCGGCAGCCAGCTGGCGGCCAGCGGCCTGGTCTCCGCCGGCGGCATGACCCGCGAAGCCGCCCTGGCCAAGCTGTTCGCCCTGATCGGCGCCGGCCTCGCCCCTGCTGACGTCGAGCGCTGGTTCGCCCTGGATTTGTGCGGCGAACGGGCGGAGTGA
- a CDS encoding type II toxin-antitoxin system VapB family antitoxin codes for MRITVTLDDALYQQALEMADPDMDEADLVHEVFKTFVRIQAGKRLVSLGSKTPDIQDVPRRRTDEA; via the coding sequence ATGCGCATCACAGTCACCCTCGACGACGCGCTCTACCAGCAGGCATTGGAGATGGCCGATCCCGATATGGACGAGGCCGATCTCGTTCACGAAGTCTTCAAAACCTTCGTGCGAATCCAGGCGGGAAAGCGCCTCGTCTCCCTAGGCTCCAAAACGCCGGACATACAGGACGTGCCACGCCGCCGTACAGACGAGGCGTGA
- a CDS encoding CBS domain-containing protein has translation MKTVAQMLHAKPLQQVHTVTAEVPMLDALRLLAEHNIGALPVVEDGRLVGIVSERDYARRGVLQGRSSVVTPVREFMTEAVLTVNGRQSIRECMALMTDRHLRHLPVVEDGQLVGLLSIGDLVKEAIAEQDALIQHLEQYIRGEMA, from the coding sequence ATGAAGACCGTTGCCCAGATGCTCCACGCCAAGCCGCTGCAGCAGGTGCACACCGTCACCGCCGAAGTGCCGATGCTCGATGCCCTGCGCCTCTTGGCCGAACACAATATCGGCGCCTTGCCGGTGGTCGAGGATGGCCGCCTGGTGGGCATCGTCAGCGAGCGTGACTACGCCCGCCGTGGCGTGCTGCAAGGGCGCTCGTCGGTGGTCACGCCGGTGCGCGAGTTCATGACCGAGGCGGTGCTGACGGTGAACGGCCGGCAGAGCATCCGCGAATGCATGGCGCTGATGACCGACCGCCACCTGCGCCACCTGCCCGTGGTGGAGGACGGCCAACTGGTCGGCCTGCTGTCCATCGGCGACCTGGTCAAGGAAGCCATCGCCGAGCAGGACGCGCTGATCCAGCACCTGGAGCAGTACATCCGGGGTGAGATGGCCTGA
- the oadA gene encoding sodium-extruding oxaloacetate decarboxylase subunit alpha, giving the protein MSKTPEAKKITVTDTILRDAHQSLLATRMRLEDMLPICDKLDQVGYWSLEVWGGATFDACVRFLKEDPWERLRKLKAALPNTRLQMLLRGQNLLGYRHYSDDVVKAFVAKAAVNGIDVFRIFDAMNDVRNLRVSIEAVKAAGKHAQGTIAYTTSPVHTEAAFVAQAKAMQAMGVDSIAIKDMAGLLTPFATGDLVKALKESVDLPVFIHSHDTAGVASMCQLKAIENGADHIDTAISSMAWGTSHPGTESMVAALRNTPYDTGLDLALIQEIGMYFHAVRKKYHQFESEFTGVDTRVQVNQVPGGMISNLANQLKEQGALNRINEVFEEIPKVRKDLGYPPLVTPTSQIVGTQAVFNVLAGERYKTITNEVKLYLQGRYGKAPGEIDEQLRRQAIGNEEVIDVRPADLLKPELDKLRKEIGALAKSEEDVLTFAMFPDIGRKFLEEREAGTLKPEELLPIPNGQGSAPVGGEGVPTEFVVDVHGESYRVDITGVGVKSDGKRHFYLSIDGMPEEVVFEPLNDFVAGNSSKRKNASAPGDVSTTMPGNIVDVLVKEGDSVKAGQAVLITEAMKMETEVQAPIAGTVKAIHIAKGDRVNPGEVLIEIE; this is encoded by the coding sequence ATGAGCAAGACCCCGGAAGCCAAGAAGATCACCGTCACCGACACCATCCTGCGTGACGCGCACCAGTCCCTGCTGGCCACCCGCATGCGCCTGGAAGACATGCTCCCCATCTGCGACAAGCTCGACCAGGTCGGCTACTGGTCGCTGGAAGTCTGGGGCGGCGCCACCTTCGATGCCTGCGTGCGCTTCCTCAAGGAAGACCCGTGGGAGCGCCTGCGCAAGCTCAAGGCCGCGCTGCCCAACACCCGCCTGCAGATGCTCCTGCGCGGGCAGAACCTGCTGGGCTACCGCCACTACAGCGACGACGTGGTGAAGGCCTTCGTGGCCAAGGCGGCGGTCAACGGCATCGACGTGTTCCGCATCTTCGACGCGATGAACGATGTGCGTAACCTGCGCGTCTCCATCGAAGCGGTGAAGGCCGCCGGCAAGCACGCCCAGGGCACCATCGCCTACACCACCAGCCCGGTGCACACCGAGGCCGCCTTCGTCGCCCAGGCCAAGGCCATGCAGGCGATGGGCGTGGACTCCATCGCCATCAAGGACATGGCCGGCCTGCTCACCCCCTTCGCCACCGGTGACCTGGTCAAGGCCCTGAAGGAGAGCGTCGACCTGCCGGTGTTCATCCACTCCCACGACACCGCCGGCGTCGCCAGCATGTGCCAGCTCAAGGCCATCGAGAACGGCGCCGACCACATCGACACCGCCATCTCCAGCATGGCCTGGGGCACCAGCCACCCGGGCACCGAGTCCATGGTCGCGGCCCTGCGCAACACGCCCTACGACACCGGCCTGGACCTCGCGCTGATCCAGGAGATCGGCATGTACTTCCACGCCGTGCGCAAGAAGTACCACCAGTTCGAGAGCGAATTCACCGGCGTCGACACCCGCGTGCAGGTCAACCAGGTGCCGGGCGGGATGATCTCCAACCTCGCCAACCAGCTGAAGGAGCAGGGCGCCCTGAACCGCATCAACGAGGTCTTCGAGGAGATCCCCAAGGTGCGCAAGGATCTCGGCTACCCGCCCCTGGTGACCCCGACCTCGCAGATCGTCGGCACCCAGGCGGTGTTCAACGTGCTGGCCGGCGAGCGCTACAAGACCATCACCAACGAGGTGAAGCTCTACCTGCAGGGCCGCTACGGCAAGGCCCCGGGTGAGATCGACGAACAGCTGCGCCGCCAGGCCATCGGCAACGAGGAAGTCATCGACGTGCGCCCGGCCGACCTGCTCAAGCCCGAGCTGGACAAGCTGCGCAAGGAAATCGGCGCCCTGGCCAAGAGCGAGGAGGACGTCCTCACCTTCGCCATGTTCCCCGACATCGGCCGCAAGTTCCTCGAAGAGCGTGAAGCCGGCACCCTCAAGCCCGAGGAGCTGCTGCCCATCCCCAACGGCCAGGGCTCGGCCCCGGTCGGCGGCGAGGGCGTGCCCACCGAGTTCGTGGTCGACGTGCACGGCGAGAGCTACCGCGTGGACATCACCGGGGTCGGCGTGAAGAGCGACGGCAAGCGCCACTTCTACCTGTCCATCGACGGCATGCCGGAAGAAGTGGTGTTCGAGCCGCTCAATGACTTCGTCGCCGGCAACAGCAGCAAGCGGAAGAACGCCAGTGCGCCCGGCGATGTCAGCACCACCATGCCGGGCAACATCGTCGACGTGCTGGTCAAGGAAGGCGACAGCGTCAAGGCCGGCCAGGCCGTGCTGATCACCGAAGCCATGAAGATGGAAACCGAAGTGCAGGCGCCCATCGCCGGCACCGTCAAGGCGATCCACATCGCCAAGGGCGACCGGGTCAACCCGGGCGAGGTCCTGATCGAGATCGAATGA
- a CDS encoding acetyl-CoA carboxylase biotin carboxylase subunit, with amino-acid sequence MIKKILIANRGEIAVRIVRACAEMGIRSVAVYSDADRHALHVKRADEAHSIGADPLAGYLNPRKLVNLAVETGCDALHPGYGFLSENAELADICAERGIRFIGPSAEVIRRMGDKTEARRSMIKAGVPVTPGTEGNVADLAEALREGERIGYPVMLKATSGGGGRGIRRCNSREELEQAYPRVISEATKAFGSAEVFLEKCIVNPKHIEAQVLADSFGNTVHLFERDCSIQRRNQKLIEIAPSPQLTPEQRAYIGDLSVRAAKAVGYENAGTVEFLLAEGEVYFMEMNTRVQVEHTITEEITGIDIVREQIRIASGLPLSVKQEDIIHRGFALQFRINAEDPKNNFLPSFGKITRYYAPGGPGVRTDTAIYTGYTIPPFYDSMCLKLIVWALTWEEALDRGLRALDDMRVQGVKTTAAYYQEILRDPEFRSGQFNTSFVESHPELTQYSIKRNPSHLAIAIATAIAAHAGL; translated from the coding sequence GTGATCAAGAAAATCCTCATCGCCAACCGGGGTGAGATCGCCGTCCGCATCGTGCGCGCCTGCGCCGAGATGGGCATCCGCTCGGTGGCCGTCTACTCCGACGCCGACCGCCACGCCCTGCACGTCAAGCGTGCCGACGAGGCCCACAGCATCGGCGCGGACCCGCTGGCCGGCTACCTCAACCCGCGCAAGCTGGTGAACCTGGCCGTGGAGACCGGTTGCGACGCGCTGCACCCCGGCTACGGCTTCCTCTCCGAGAACGCCGAGCTGGCCGATATCTGCGCCGAGCGTGGCATCCGCTTCATCGGCCCGTCGGCGGAAGTCATCCGCCGCATGGGCGACAAGACCGAAGCCCGCCGCAGCATGATCAAGGCCGGCGTGCCGGTCACCCCGGGCACCGAAGGCAACGTGGCGGACCTCGCGGAGGCCCTGCGCGAAGGCGAGCGCATCGGCTACCCGGTGATGCTCAAGGCCACCTCCGGCGGTGGCGGTCGCGGCATCCGCCGCTGCAACAGCCGCGAGGAACTGGAGCAGGCCTACCCCCGGGTGATCTCCGAGGCGACCAAGGCCTTCGGCTCCGCCGAGGTGTTCCTGGAAAAATGCATCGTCAACCCCAAGCACATCGAAGCCCAGGTGCTGGCCGACAGCTTCGGCAACACCGTGCACCTGTTCGAGCGTGACTGCTCGATCCAGCGCCGCAACCAGAAGCTCATCGAGATCGCCCCCAGCCCGCAGCTCACCCCCGAGCAGCGCGCCTACATCGGCGACCTCTCCGTGCGCGCCGCCAAGGCGGTGGGCTACGAGAACGCCGGCACCGTGGAGTTCCTGCTCGCCGAGGGCGAGGTGTACTTCATGGAGATGAACACCCGGGTGCAGGTGGAACACACCATCACCGAGGAAATCACCGGCATCGACATCGTCCGCGAGCAGATCCGCATCGCCTCCGGCCTGCCGCTCTCGGTCAAGCAGGAAGACATCATCCATCGCGGTTTCGCCCTGCAGTTCCGCATCAACGCCGAGGACCCGAAGAACAACTTCCTGCCCTCGTTCGGCAAGATCACCCGCTACTACGCCCCCGGCGGCCCCGGCGTGCGGACCGACACGGCGATCTACACCGGTTACACCATCCCGCCCTTCTACGACTCCATGTGCCTGAAGCTGATCGTCTGGGCGCTGACCTGGGAGGAGGCGCTGGACCGCGGCCTGCGTGCGCTCGACGACATGCGCGTGCAGGGGGTCAAGACCACCGCCGCCTATTACCAGGAGATCCTCCGCGATCCCGAGTTCCGCAGCGGCCAGTTCAACACCAGCTTCGTCGAGAGCCACCCGGAGCTGACCCAGTATTCGATCAAGCGCAACCCGTCGCACCTGGCCATCGCCATCGCGACCGCCATTGCCGCCCACGCGGGCCTGTAA